A section of the Streptomyces xinghaiensis S187 genome encodes:
- a CDS encoding lysine N(6)-hydroxylase/L-ornithine N(5)-oxygenase family protein, with amino-acid sequence MPDTTTTPGTPAGPARTAPHDVIGIGLGPFNLGLACLTEPLDDLDGLFLESRPEFSWHPGMMLAGTHLQTPFMADLVTLADPASPYSFLCYLKETGRLYPFYIRENFYPLRSEYDAYCRWAAARLTSVRFGHEVTSVTYDETDGLYTVHAVRAATGERTEHRARHLVLGTGTSPYIPEACRDLGGDVLHNSHYLEAKEALQAKRSITIVGSGQSAAEIYHELLSETGTHGYRLDWITRSPRFFPLEYTKLTLEMTSPEYVDYFHALPEDTRHRLAEEQKPLYKGINSELINTIYDLLYEKSAAGPVPTRLISNTALTDASYDESTGTYTLALHQREQDRTFSLTTEGLILATGYSYRVPAFLDGIRDRLRFDSRGRLDPDRDYSVDLAGRGVFLQNGAVHAHSVTSPDLGMGPYRNAHIIRDILGREVYPVEKSFTFQDFAAPEGSPA; translated from the coding sequence GTGCCCGACACCACCACCACGCCCGGAACGCCCGCCGGCCCGGCCCGCACCGCACCACATGACGTCATCGGCATCGGCCTGGGCCCGTTCAACCTCGGCCTGGCCTGCCTCACCGAGCCCCTCGACGACCTCGACGGCCTCTTCCTGGAGAGCCGCCCCGAATTCTCCTGGCACCCGGGCATGATGCTGGCCGGCACCCACCTGCAGACCCCGTTCATGGCCGACCTCGTGACCCTGGCCGACCCCGCCTCGCCCTACTCCTTCCTCTGCTACCTCAAGGAGACCGGGCGGCTCTACCCGTTCTACATCCGGGAGAACTTCTACCCGCTGCGCTCGGAGTACGACGCCTACTGCCGCTGGGCCGCTGCCCGCCTCACCTCCGTCCGCTTCGGGCACGAGGTCACCTCGGTGACGTACGACGAGACCGACGGCCTCTACACCGTCCACGCCGTCCGTGCCGCCACCGGCGAACGCACCGAGCACCGGGCCCGTCACCTCGTCCTCGGCACCGGCACCTCCCCGTACATCCCGGAGGCGTGCCGCGACCTGGGCGGCGACGTCCTCCACAACTCCCACTACCTGGAGGCGAAGGAGGCGCTCCAGGCCAAGCGGAGCATCACCATCGTCGGCAGCGGGCAGAGCGCCGCCGAGATCTACCACGAGCTGCTCTCCGAGACCGGCACCCACGGCTACCGGCTCGACTGGATCACCCGCTCCCCGCGCTTCTTCCCGCTCGAATACACCAAGCTCACCCTGGAGATGACCTCCCCCGAGTACGTGGACTACTTCCACGCCCTCCCCGAGGACACCCGCCACCGGCTGGCGGAGGAGCAGAAACCGCTCTACAAGGGCATCAACTCCGAGCTCATCAACACCATCTACGACCTGCTCTACGAGAAGAGCGCCGCCGGCCCGGTCCCGACCCGGCTCATCAGCAACACGGCACTCACCGACGCCTCCTACGACGAGTCCACCGGCACCTACACCCTCGCCCTCCACCAGCGGGAACAGGACCGGACGTTCTCGCTCACCACGGAGGGCCTGATCCTCGCCACCGGCTACAGCTACCGGGTCCCCGCCTTCCTCGACGGCATCCGCGACCGGCTGCGCTTCGACAGCCGAGGGCGCCTCGACCCGGACCGCGACTACAGCGTCGACCTCGCCGGCCGCGGCGTGTTCCTGCAGAACGGGGCCGTCCACGCGCACAGCGTCACCTCGCCGGACCTCGGCATGGGCCCGTACCGCAACGCCCACATCATCCGGGACATCCTCGGCCGCGAGGTCTACCCGGTCGAGAAGTCCTTCACCTTCCAGGACTTCGCCGCGCCCGAGGGGAGCCCGGCATGA
- a CDS encoding pyridoxal phosphate-dependent decarboxylase family protein has protein sequence MTGVAPPAADPDPRSHLLGNETADDYRRLVTDGVTRVAAAVARTARPFTGVSPDELAPRVGAIDLDRPLGDPAAALAELEEVYLRDAVYFHHPRYLAHLNCPVVLPALLGEAVLSAVNSSLDTWDQSAGGTLMERHVIDWTTGRIGLGRAADGVFTSGGTQSNLQALLLAREETCRMLRKNLPAPAPLAALLPQLRILTSEDSHFSVQKSAKLLGLAPDSVIPVPSDGDRRMRTDLLAAEIDRCSAADLTVMAVVATAGTTDFGSIDPLPAIAGLCERAGIWLHVDAAYGCGLLASPTRRHLLDGIERASSVTVDYHKSFFQPVSSSALLVRDGATLRHATYYADYLNPARSAERRIPNQVDKSLQTTRRFDALKMWLTLRIMGADAVGRLFDQVVDLAAGAWRLLDADPRFEVVTEPSLSTLVFRYVPAGGEHTDADRRHTDLANLHAREALAASGEAMVAGTVVDGRHHLKFTLLNPRTTLDDIRAVLDLVAAHAGDHAAAPAPAAATGAAGSPVR, from the coding sequence CTGACCGGCGTGGCCCCACCGGCCGCCGACCCCGACCCCCGCTCCCACCTGCTGGGGAACGAAACGGCCGACGACTACCGGCGCCTGGTCACCGACGGCGTGACGCGAGTCGCCGCCGCGGTGGCCCGGACGGCCCGCCCCTTCACCGGCGTCTCCCCGGACGAACTCGCCCCCCGCGTGGGCGCGATCGACCTGGACCGGCCCCTGGGCGACCCGGCCGCCGCCCTCGCCGAACTGGAGGAGGTGTACCTGCGCGACGCGGTCTACTTCCACCACCCCCGCTACCTCGCCCACCTCAACTGCCCGGTGGTGCTCCCCGCCCTCCTCGGCGAAGCCGTCCTGTCCGCCGTCAACTCCTCGCTCGACACCTGGGACCAGAGCGCCGGCGGCACCCTGATGGAACGTCACGTCATCGACTGGACCACCGGCCGCATCGGCCTCGGCCGCGCCGCCGACGGCGTCTTCACCAGCGGCGGCACCCAGTCCAACCTCCAGGCCCTGCTGCTGGCCCGCGAGGAGACGTGCCGGATGCTGCGGAAGAACCTCCCCGCCCCGGCACCCCTCGCCGCGCTGCTGCCGCAGCTGCGCATCCTCACCTCCGAGGACAGCCACTTCTCCGTCCAGAAGAGCGCCAAACTCCTCGGCCTGGCACCCGACTCCGTCATCCCCGTCCCCTCCGACGGCGACCGGCGGATGCGCACCGACCTCCTCGCCGCCGAGATCGACCGCTGCTCCGCGGCGGACCTCACCGTGATGGCCGTGGTCGCCACCGCCGGAACCACCGACTTCGGCTCCATCGACCCGCTCCCCGCCATCGCCGGACTCTGCGAACGCGCCGGCATCTGGCTGCACGTGGACGCCGCCTACGGCTGCGGACTGCTGGCCTCCCCGACCCGCCGCCACCTGCTCGACGGCATCGAACGGGCCTCGTCCGTCACCGTCGACTACCACAAGTCCTTCTTCCAGCCGGTCAGTTCGAGTGCCCTCCTGGTCCGCGACGGCGCCACGCTGCGTCACGCCACCTACTACGCGGACTACCTCAACCCGGCCCGCAGCGCGGAGCGGCGCATCCCCAACCAGGTCGACAAGAGCCTGCAGACCACCCGGCGGTTCGACGCCCTCAAGATGTGGCTGACGCTGCGCATCATGGGCGCCGACGCCGTGGGACGCCTCTTCGACCAGGTCGTCGATCTCGCCGCCGGTGCCTGGCGGCTGCTGGACGCGGACCCGCGCTTCGAGGTCGTCACCGAACCCTCCCTGTCCACCCTGGTCTTCCGGTACGTACCGGCCGGAGGCGAGCACACCGACGCCGACCGGCGCCACACCGACCTGGCCAATCTGCACGCCCGGGAGGCCCTGGCGGCCTCCGGGGAGGCGATGGTCGCCGGAACGGTCGTCGACGGGCGGCACCACCTGAAATTCACCCTGCTCAACCCGCGCACCACACTCGACGACATCCGCGCCGTGCTGGACCTCGTCGCCGCCCACGCCGGTGACCACGCCGCCGCCCCCGCACCGGCGGCGGCCACCGGGGCCGCGGGTTCACCGGTCCGCTGA